Proteins from one Sphaeramia orbicularis chromosome 17, fSphaOr1.1, whole genome shotgun sequence genomic window:
- the LOC115437860 gene encoding complement C1q tumor necrosis factor-related protein 3-like yields the protein MSCGSHGKHVAFGASLGTDGNCGPFNVDTTLIFKNVYTNTGEYNKGTGIFTAPVEGIYYFSFSGHNNSCRPMGLKLMLNGKHILSVYNHAAGDRWETATNGMTLTLKAGDQVYMDLWANTWIMDNCNHHTTFTGFMIPPMSAV from the exons ATGTCCTGTGGATCACATG GTAAGCACGTAGCTTTTGGAGCATCTCTTGGAACTGATGGAAACTGTGGACCTTTCAATGTTGACACTACACTGATCTTCAAGAATGTCTACACCAACACTGGTGAATACAACAAGGGAACAG GCATTTTCACAGCTCCAGTGGAAGGAATCTACTACTTCAGCTTCTCTGGTCATAACAACTCATGTAGACCAATGGGGCTGAAACTGATGTTGAATGGAAAACACATCCTGTCTGTGTACAACCATGCCGCTGGAGATCGTTGGGAGACAGCCACCAATGGCATGACCCTAACACTTAAAGCAGGAGACCAAGTGTACATGGATCTGTGGGCCAACACCTGGATTATGGATAACTGTAACCATCACACCACCTTTACTGGTTTCATGATACCCCCTATGTCAGCAGTGTGA